In Platichthys flesus chromosome 20, fPlaFle2.1, whole genome shotgun sequence, a single genomic region encodes these proteins:
- the hpdl gene encoding 4-hydroxyphenylpyruvate dioxygenase-like protein: MAASLSRLHHISLHVSNAEKVANDLVSKFKFRLFASRLTRGSRQLAFRKGAAVFLLNERVNRSHGKVNEELPHPPHPPRPQRAKVGNLTQDSSGRCLYDVSPDFSVDTASNVCFEVEDVERSFIHLQRQGCSFLVPPTTVQDDAGPVTYSVVKSVVGNVCHTLIDRTRYEGAFLPGFDVHERDSGLEDENTSCPITHFDHITYACPRKTTHQVMRWYEQLFGFQRFFIDREEDVDEGFVINQEGIGLRLTAMEYWKCSKSGIVLPSVDKKEPDCKFVIAESLPEQGRNQVDTFLEQHGAPGIQHIGLYTEDIVSTARAMAGAGVQFFSPPPAYYTEVGKQQEIEEAGHNPQRLAQFGILLDTDLHQDPSSLKASSENRRYLLQVFTKPIFAEDTFFLELIERRGATGFGEGNIRALWRSVQAYMANERVDSQGEAAPKTVHTVQA, translated from the exons atggcagcctccttGAGCAGGTTACACCACATCTCGCTCCACGTTTCTAACGCGGAGAAAGTAGCCAACGACCTCGTGTCCAAATTCAAGTTCCGCCTGTTCGCCAGCAGACTGACCCGCGGGTCCAGGCAGCTCGCCTTCAGGAAGGGAGCGGCGGTCTTCCTCCTCAACGAGAGGGTAAACCGGAGCCATGGCAAAGTGAATGAAGAGCtgcctcaccctcctcatcctccccgtCCACAGCGGGCGAAGGTGGGGAATCTCACCCAGGACTCATCCGGGAGATGTCTGTACGACGTGAGCCCCGACTTCTCCGTGGACACCGCGAGCAACGTGTGCTTCgaggtggaggatgtggagaGGTCATTCATCCACCTCCAGCGCCAGGGCTGCAGCTTCCTGGTGCCGCCCACCACGGTCCAGGACGACGCGGGTCCTGTCACCTACTCCGTGGTGAAGTCCGTGGTGGGGAACGTGTGCCACACGCTCATTGACAGGACCAGGTACGAGGGAGCCTTCCTGCCTGGGTTTGATGTCCACGAGAGGGACAGCGGCCTGGAGGACGAGAACACGTCCTGTCCAATCACACACTTCGATCACATCACGTATGCCTGTCCCAGGAAGACGACCCATCAGGTCATGAGGTGGTACGAGCAGCTCTTTGGTTTCCAAAGGTTTTTCATAGACAG GGAAGAAGATGTGGACGAAGGTTTTGTCATAAACCAGGAGGGCATCGGTCTGCGTCTCACCGCCATGGAGTACTGGAAGTGCAGCAAATCGGGCATCGTTCTTCCCTCTGTGGATAAAAAAGAACCAGACTGCAAGTTTGTCATAGCCGAATCGCTGCCCGAGCAAG GCAGGAACCAGGTCGACACCTTCTTGGAGCAGCACGGGGCCCCGGGGATCCAGCACATCGGGCTGTACACAGAAGACATTGTTTCCACAGCGCGTGCGATGGCTGGAGCTGGTGTGCAgtttttctcccctcctcctgcctACTACACCGAG GTGGGGAAACAGCAGGAAATAGAGGAGGCAGGACACAACCCCCAGAGGCTGGCACAATTTGGCATTCTGCTGGACACAGACCTGCACCAGGATCCCTCATCACTAAAAGCATCAAGTGAGAACAGAAG ATACCTCCTCCAGGTGTTCACCAAGCCCATCTTCGCAGAGGACACCTTCTTCCTCGAGCTGATCGAGCGAAGAGGGGCGACGGGCTTCGGCGAGGGAAACATCCGAGCGCTGTGGAGGTCGGTGCAGGCCTACATGGCAAACGAGAGGGTGGATTCTCAAGGAGAGGCAGCCCCGAAGACTGTTCACACCGTTCAGGCTTAG
- the fam53b gene encoding protein FAM53B: MCVAMVIIYKKTLEKKGADDVRSKTTDLGSFQAQTMSQGTALFSCGLMETSRWHEVGHSCAIQQRPVGTSLESLWDVLPEVHKSSTHWEWDVGSTSSTISSLLQDLSLTEAAASHSTAPPSKRQCRSLSCSDELGGCRSTWRPQGSRVWTTVEKRRCHSGGSVQRNIVGNVQLGFPAMQRSSSFSLPARSNALELPCFSQGLPCPSAFTGLTPSSSMPLSPEPPVQSLYLSHEQICLPEPRGPSPLSSPDSTPELERRGGQGGLPRSRSQPCVLNDKKIGVKRRRPADTHKQRPSLDLAKMTQKLRNFHSLSCPGITGEDSCVSSQGPPTLMSSAQQRFDSSQANGCPPETKEGETTRNLPSDPTIEEVEWNSTDCGDVTPGTTNGKDNEPLWAELCSMRKDMYQLGGELDIEQIERN; the protein is encoded by the exons ATgtgtgttgccatggtgatcATTTACaagaaaacactggaaaagAAGGGGGCCGACGATGTAAGATCCAAAACGACCGATTTGGGCTCG TTCCAGGCACAGACCATGAGCCAGGGGACGGCACTTTTCTCTTGTGGACTCATGG AGACCAGTCGGTGGCATGAGGTGGGTCATAGCTGTGCTATACAGCAGAGGCCAGTAGGAACCAGCCTGGAGAGCCTGTGGGATGTCCTGCCTGAGGTGCACAAGAGTTCCACCCACTGGGAGTGGGATGTCGGCTCCACTTCAAGCACAATCAGCAGCTTGCTGCAGGACCTTAGCCTGACTGAGGCCGCAGCGTCACACTCGACAGCTCCTCCCAGCAAGCGGCAGTGCCGGTCCCTGTCTTGCTCAGATGAGCTCGGTGGTTGCCGTTCTACCTGGCGCCCTCAGGGCTCTCGCGTGTGGACGacagtggagaagaggaggtgccACAGCGGCGGCAGCGTTCAGCGCAACATTGTTGGCAACGTGCAGCTCGGCTTCCCAGCCATGCAGCGTAGCTCCAGCTTCAGCCTGCCGGCACGCTCCAACGCCCTGGAGCTGCCCTGCTTCTCCCAGGGTCTCCCCTGCCCCTCAGCTTTCACTGGTCTGacaccatcctcctccatgCCCCTGTCCCCAGAGCCCCCAGTGCAGTCCCTCTACCTCTCTCATGAACAGATCTGCCTCCCCGAGCCCCGTGGACCCTCTCCACTCAGTTCCCCGGACTCAACTCCAGAGCTGGAGCGTCGTGGTGGACAGGGGGGTCTCCCTCGCAGTCGCTCACAGCCCTGTGTCCTCAATGACAAGAAGATCGGTGTGAAGCGCAGGAGaccagctgacacacacaaacagaggcctTCACTGGATCTGGCAAAGATGACCCAG AAACTTCGGAATTTCCACAGCCTTAGCTGCCCCGGAATCACAGGCGAAGACAGCTGTGTGTCCAGCCAGGGCCCCCCCACCCTCATGAGCAGCGCCCAGCAAAGGTTCGACAGCTCGCAGGCAAATGGTTGTCCGCCTGAGACCAAAGAGGGTGAGACAACCCGGAACCTGCCGTCGGACCCCACGATTGAGGAAGTGGAGTGGAACTCCACAGACTGCGGGGATGTAACACCGGGAACGACCAACGGGAAGGACAATGAGCCTCTGTGGGCGGAGCTGTGCAGCATGAGGAAGGACATGTACCAGCTCGGAGGCGAGCTCGACATTGAGCAAATTGAGAGGAACTGA